In Nostoc sp. GT001, a genomic segment contains:
- a CDS encoding EamA family transporter, with protein MGRFEKQPENPRVRGELSRAAENALWAVVEDLENLQQNVLRGLQEDVKRLQSEKNRLSDEIQSLVEEKEHLQQVRQITEQQVLIRQLAEVLAKHISSQLQSSLATLANQSMEGKSYEQAALKSAEVSSNVVGEINEKVEHMFDSLDDTVTVTFNSLQQELKNYQSNLSQQLSRMYSQQQQGETILAEFVNRLHGELEKTIEETSRKSATAGIPTVLQFTEPQKNSSVETSLPEFEEIVRNSLEPISPISNQFSPRETTLEPPIVKENVANPISSPSKDLSPKETILQPPIVKENTANPISSPSKDLSPKETILQPPIVKENTANPISSPIKDLSPKETTSVEPPIIKENVANPSQDLSSRETPSEPTTAVVPPPKDNATEPISVLNQESPENETKSEPTIPSVLQPRTIRPFLKIPTEPLSVRRKNVSQSKAEPSSTTAPEPQVEAKPPQSRSPNSSGLSTLRIGLFLIVLSAVVSSLYNVAIKVIFHEGSQIFGVLEVEQLLPPTLGNTLLILTLRFMVVVPLMVLLSPILHPRLWQDLESLSASVRGNSTPANAATKQILVLSIVSGCFLFLSQVLIYIAIAQVPTGMAIALFFIYPMVSGLFSWFLFRDRPTLFRIVAIAAICCGELLVLGGSPSIGIGNTSMGSSTAILSGVAFAAYIILTRVCASKLHPVTFTLINFTTMLLLSFICLMLPLPSSWNLVVVDPSKMLELVLSAFILGVLTLAGYLLNNVGISKLGASRSALIGGSIPVLTVIFAGLIIQENLDIVQILGVLFVTFGAAAFSFETMRNQVKPSSPTN; from the coding sequence ATGGGGCGATTCGAGAAGCAACCAGAAAACCCAAGAGTCAGAGGGGAGCTATCTAGAGCAGCAGAAAATGCTCTTTGGGCTGTAGTTGAAGACTTAGAAAATCTTCAGCAGAATGTCCTCAGAGGCTTGCAGGAAGACGTAAAGCGGCTTCAGTCAGAAAAAAATCGGTTATCTGATGAGATTCAAAGCTTGGTAGAGGAAAAAGAGCATTTACAACAAGTGCGCCAAATTACTGAGCAGCAAGTGTTAATTCGGCAACTGGCAGAAGTTCTGGCAAAGCATATATCTTCACAACTGCAATCCTCTCTGGCAACTTTAGCTAATCAAAGTATGGAGGGCAAATCTTACGAACAAGCGGCGTTGAAGTCTGCTGAAGTGAGCAGCAATGTAGTCGGTGAAATTAATGAAAAAGTCGAACATATGTTTGACAGTCTCGATGACACCGTTACTGTTACCTTTAATTCCTTACAACAGGAACTGAAGAACTATCAAAGTAATCTTTCCCAACAGCTGTCACGGATGTATAGCCAGCAGCAGCAAGGGGAAACGATTTTGGCGGAGTTTGTTAACCGCCTGCATGGAGAACTAGAAAAAACTATAGAAGAAACTTCACGCAAATCAGCAACAGCAGGTATACCTACTGTTTTGCAGTTTACGGAGCCACAAAAAAATAGCTCTGTTGAAACATCCCTGCCAGAGTTTGAGGAAATAGTAAGAAATTCCCTTGAGCCAATTTCCCCGATCTCCAATCAATTTTCACCAAGGGAAACGACATTAGAGCCGCCGATTGTTAAAGAAAATGTCGCGAATCCGATTTCTTCTCCCAGCAAGGATTTGTCGCCAAAAGAAACAATATTACAGCCACCGATTGTTAAAGAAAACACTGCGAATCCGATTTCTTCTCCCAGCAAGGATTTGTCGCCAAAAGAAACAATATTACAGCCACCGATTGTTAAAGAAAACACCGCGAATCCAATTTCTTCTCCCATAAAGGATTTATCGCCAAAAGAAACAACATCAGTAGAGCCGCCGATTATTAAAGAAAACGTCGCGAATCCAAGCCAGGATTTGTCGTCAAGGGAAACGCCATCAGAACCTACTACGGCTGTTGTTCCGCCACCAAAGGACAATGCCACCGAACCAATTTCTGTCCTAAATCAGGAATCGCCAGAAAACGAAACGAAATCAGAGCCTACGATCCCATCTGTACTACAGCCGAGAACAATCCGACCTTTTCTAAAGATTCCTACTGAACCACTTTCTGTCCGCCGCAAGAACGTATCGCAAAGCAAAGCTGAACCCTCATCCACTACTGCGCCAGAACCGCAGGTGGAAGCAAAACCTCCACAATCGCGATCGCCTAATTCCTCTGGCTTATCGACACTTAGAATCGGTTTGTTTTTGATCGTCTTATCAGCAGTGGTATCGTCGCTTTACAACGTAGCCATCAAGGTGATTTTCCACGAAGGTTCCCAGATTTTTGGAGTATTAGAGGTAGAGCAATTGCTACCGCCGACTTTGGGCAATACTCTGTTAATTTTGACGCTACGGTTTATGGTAGTCGTACCATTAATGGTACTTTTGTCTCCGATATTGCATCCAAGACTGTGGCAAGACTTGGAAAGCTTGTCTGCTTCAGTCCGAGGAAATTCCACACCTGCCAATGCCGCTACCAAGCAGATTTTGGTGTTGTCAATTGTGAGTGGGTGCTTTTTGTTTTTATCGCAGGTACTAATCTACATTGCGATCGCTCAAGTCCCAACCGGAATGGCGATCGCACTGTTCTTTATCTATCCAATGGTTAGCGGTCTATTTTCGTGGTTTCTGTTTCGCGATCGCCCCACTCTATTCCGCATCGTAGCGATCGCCGCAATTTGCTGCGGTGAATTGTTGGTTTTAGGGGGTTCTCCCAGCATCGGTATCGGTAATACTTCAATGGGAAGCAGCACCGCCATTCTTTCGGGTGTGGCTTTTGCTGCCTATATAATTCTGACGCGAGTCTGTGCTAGCAAACTGCATCCCGTGACTTTTACTTTAATTAACTTCACTACGATGCTGTTGTTGAGCTTTATCTGTTTGATGCTACCTTTGCCAAGCAGTTGGAACTTGGTAGTAGTTGACCCCTCTAAAATGCTGGAATTGGTTTTAAGCGCATTTATTTTGGGTGTGCTGACCCTTGCAGGTTATTTGCTCAATAATGTTGGTATTAGTAAACTAGGTGCCTCGCGATCGGCGCTCATTGGTGGTAGCATCCCAGTTTTAACCGTGATTTTCGCTGGGTTAATCATTCAAGAAAATTTGGATATTGTGCAAATTCTGGGAGTGTTATTTGTAACCTTTGGCGCGGCTGCTTTCAGCTTTGAAACAATGCGAAATCAGGTTAAACCCTCTAGTCCCACGAATTAA
- a CDS encoding inorganic phosphate transporter, which produces MLITLLFVALLAFYVAWNLGANDVANAMGTSVGSKAVTLKQAIIIAGVLEFTGAVLFGHEVTETLATKIANPALFAATPQILVTGMVTVLISCGVWLQIATSRGLPVSSSHAVVGAIAGFSWVALGVGAIDWASIGLISIGWVLTPLISGAIAALFYSQIKHWILDQPNQVVQLQEWIPWLSTALLGVFGVIVLPSLTEPLTNFVIEQVGFTIPAYDIPLLTGAVAAVGLTIMSWRQLGDKEDKGEILPNPVERLFARFQLLSACFVAFAHGSNDVGNAIAPLAAIVYINRTGSVPTNGITIPLWILILGGAGIVGGLAVWGKKVIATIGENIIALQPSSGFCAELATATTILIASRLGLPVSTSHALVGGVVGIGLVQNIKSIKFQTLKGIAAAWLITIPVSAALSAAIFSIAQILFF; this is translated from the coding sequence ATGCTTATTACCCTACTTTTCGTAGCTCTACTAGCTTTCTACGTCGCCTGGAATCTCGGAGCAAACGATGTCGCTAATGCGATGGGAACCTCTGTAGGTTCGAAAGCTGTCACTCTCAAGCAAGCGATAATTATTGCTGGAGTATTAGAGTTTACGGGGGCTGTGTTGTTTGGACATGAGGTAACGGAAACTCTAGCAACGAAAATTGCTAATCCCGCCTTATTCGCAGCTACACCCCAAATATTAGTTACTGGGATGGTAACGGTACTAATATCGTGTGGTGTGTGGTTGCAAATTGCCACATCACGCGGTTTACCTGTATCTTCTTCTCATGCGGTTGTTGGTGCCATCGCAGGATTTAGTTGGGTAGCTTTAGGAGTAGGTGCAATTGATTGGGCATCAATTGGCTTAATTAGCATTGGCTGGGTTTTAACGCCGTTAATTAGTGGTGCGATCGCTGCCTTATTTTACAGTCAAATCAAGCACTGGATTTTGGATCAACCTAATCAAGTAGTCCAGTTACAAGAGTGGATTCCCTGGTTGAGTACTGCGCTGCTAGGTGTATTCGGCGTGATTGTATTACCATCGCTCACAGAACCGCTAACCAATTTTGTAATTGAGCAAGTTGGTTTTACAATCCCTGCTTACGACATCCCCCTGTTAACAGGTGCAGTAGCAGCAGTTGGACTCACAATCATGAGTTGGCGACAATTGGGAGATAAGGAAGACAAGGGAGAAATACTCCCTAATCCTGTAGAAAGATTATTCGCCCGATTCCAACTCCTAAGTGCTTGCTTTGTCGCCTTTGCTCACGGTTCTAATGATGTGGGAAATGCAATAGCTCCTTTAGCTGCGATCGTTTACATCAATCGCACTGGTAGCGTACCTACTAATGGTATAACTATCCCCCTTTGGATTTTAATCCTTGGTGGTGCTGGTATTGTTGGTGGTTTAGCTGTTTGGGGAAAAAAAGTCATTGCTACCATTGGCGAAAACATCATTGCCTTGCAACCCAGTAGTGGATTTTGTGCCGAACTTGCTACTGCTACCACCATCCTCATCGCTTCCCGGCTAGGTTTACCAGTCTCCACTTCCCACGCTCTCGTCGGCGGTGTAGTTGGTATTGGACTAGTGCAAAATATTAAGTCGATTAAGTTTCAAACACTAAAAGGCATTGCCGCCGCATGGCTAATTACAATCCCAGTCAGTGCTGCCCTTAGCGCTGCCATCTTCAGCATCGCCCAGATTTTATTCTTCTAA
- a CDS encoding FAD-dependent oxidoreductase — protein MVNQTYTADVLVVGGGTGGTAAAIQAARRGAKTILVSEFPWLGGMLTSAGVSVPDGNELEAFQTGLWGAFLQELRQRQPGGLDNSWVSFFSYDPQIGAEIFADWVQELPNLHWISGQVPLEVFRQGDSITGVRFANFAVTAKIILDGTELGDLLALADIPYRWGWELRSQWGEPSAPVAFNSLTQKYPVQAPTYVVIMQDFGEAVAPEIPAAPNYNPSQFTGAWDGYGAEAFLNYGRLPGGLFMMNWPICGNDYGEGVGRLIESDVSRGEFIQESRWHSQNFAHFIQNQIGRRYGLAEKVFPHTSTAFALHPYYRESRRLVGLTTIREQDILPIAGGRVASIFNDAIAVGNYANDHHYPGVQFPLQPKSIRWGGRWTGTPFTIPYSCLIPATTDGFLVCEKNISVSHIANGATRLQPVVMGIGQAAGMAAAICVELNCQPRDLPIRKLQTALLEDNRSKALIIPLFNLPSNRSDWRHWQLYYLDNPQAYPVNGDCPDSAFDKALIQESNCFTGIFYRLEQQEYRFTVTAPATYQGQSWQLVTLRSHIDEQLRAYPHEQLVTLWGRYNHSGNWLLVEHLNGG, from the coding sequence ATGGTTAATCAGACATACACAGCTGATGTTTTAGTTGTCGGTGGGGGAACTGGAGGGACTGCGGCTGCTATCCAAGCGGCGCGACGGGGAGCCAAAACCATTTTGGTGAGTGAATTTCCTTGGTTGGGGGGAATGCTCACTTCGGCTGGAGTGTCTGTACCCGATGGCAACGAATTAGAAGCCTTTCAAACCGGGTTATGGGGTGCGTTTTTGCAGGAATTGCGACAAAGACAGCCCGGTGGATTAGATAACAGTTGGGTAAGTTTTTTTAGTTACGATCCCCAGATTGGGGCAGAGATTTTTGCAGATTGGGTGCAGGAATTGCCCAATCTGCATTGGATTTCTGGACAAGTACCTTTAGAAGTCTTTCGGCAGGGTGATTCGATAACTGGTGTCCGCTTTGCTAATTTTGCTGTCACAGCCAAAATTATTCTCGATGGCACAGAATTAGGAGATTTATTAGCTTTAGCTGACATACCTTACCGTTGGGGCTGGGAATTGCGATCGCAGTGGGGAGAACCCAGCGCCCCAGTGGCTTTTAACTCTTTAACTCAGAAATATCCTGTGCAAGCGCCCACTTATGTAGTGATTATGCAGGACTTTGGTGAAGCCGTTGCCCCAGAGATTCCGGCTGCGCCTAACTATAATCCATCGCAGTTTACAGGTGCTTGGGATGGCTATGGAGCAGAGGCATTTTTAAATTATGGACGTTTGCCTGGTGGCCTGTTTATGATGAATTGGCCAATCTGTGGCAATGACTACGGCGAAGGGGTAGGGCGATTGATAGAGTCAGATGTATCCAGAGGTGAATTCATCCAAGAATCTCGCTGGCACAGCCAAAATTTTGCCCATTTTATCCAAAATCAGATTGGTCGTCGCTATGGTTTAGCAGAAAAAGTATTTCCTCACACCTCTACAGCTTTTGCACTGCATCCCTATTACCGAGAAAGCCGCCGCTTAGTGGGGCTAACTACTATACGAGAACAGGATATTTTGCCGATCGCTGGAGGGAGAGTTGCATCTATATTTAATGATGCAATCGCAGTTGGTAACTACGCCAATGACCATCATTATCCTGGCGTTCAATTCCCACTGCAACCTAAATCCATCCGTTGGGGGGGACGCTGGACTGGGACTCCCTTTACAATTCCCTACAGTTGTCTTATTCCAGCCACCACAGATGGTTTTTTGGTATGTGAAAAGAATATTTCTGTCTCCCACATTGCCAATGGCGCTACCAGATTACAACCTGTGGTTATGGGTATTGGTCAAGCAGCAGGGATGGCGGCGGCGATATGTGTTGAATTAAACTGCCAGCCAAGGGATTTACCTATTAGAAAGCTGCAAACGGCTTTATTAGAAGATAATCGCTCAAAAGCGCTAATTATTCCTTTGTTTAATCTTCCCTCCAATCGTTCGGATTGGCGGCACTGGCAACTGTATTACTTAGATAACCCACAAGCTTATCCAGTTAATGGCGATTGCCCTGACTCTGCTTTTGACAAAGCATTAATTCAGGAAAGTAACTGTTTTACAGGGATTTTTTATCGCTTGGAACAGCAGGAATACAGATTCACTGTCACAGCACCAGCCACATATCAAGGGCAAAGCTGGCAGCTTGTGACTTTGCGATCGCATATCGACGAGCAATTACGCGCTTATCCCCACGAACAATTAGTTACATTGTGGGGTCGTTACAATCACTCTGGCAATTGGTTATTAGTCGAACATCTAAACGGAGGATAA
- a CDS encoding ferritin-like domain-containing protein has translation MTVTYPRKFQNVLSARDVLKRVVCDREIHLITLNRYRYSEQRSCKDLTDLIEQLNGQPRELVRDLSHHISDEARHAMWLTDLLAELGADIGKPPGSSYINEFERLLDHEQQNPVQNLEDFVISSLAAINVTEKRGCEYFSAHIYALKQAAQTAENIKIRETIEKILPEEAGHVRWGNRWLGEIARKSPEHQQKVEQAKRKYTAIEQAAFESGMDITLGAELRRVANLVEVANTMPLWQRPQYLMERLPQTLLAPELQFTRIQAAQKAWQRDPQTFIEKFVPMFLNGIQGRDNNRKKTTV, from the coding sequence ATGACAGTTACCTACCCGCGTAAATTTCAGAATGTTTTGAGTGCGAGAGATGTATTAAAACGGGTGGTATGCGATCGCGAAATCCATCTGATTACTCTCAACCGCTACCGTTACAGTGAACAACGCAGTTGCAAAGACCTGACTGATTTAATTGAGCAACTAAATGGACAGCCACGGGAACTAGTGCGGGATTTGTCTCACCACATCTCAGATGAAGCTCGTCATGCAATGTGGTTAACTGACTTGTTGGCAGAACTGGGAGCAGATATTGGTAAGCCACCCGGTTCCTCCTATATCAATGAATTTGAACGCCTGCTCGATCACGAACAACAAAATCCAGTCCAAAACCTCGAAGATTTTGTGATTTCTTCCCTTGCCGCAATTAACGTCACCGAAAAACGGGGATGTGAATATTTTTCTGCCCACATTTATGCACTCAAGCAAGCAGCGCAAACGGCAGAAAACATCAAAATTCGGGAAACGATTGAAAAAATTCTCCCAGAAGAAGCAGGACATGTCCGTTGGGGTAATCGTTGGCTAGGAGAGATTGCGCGTAAGAGTCCAGAACATCAGCAAAAAGTAGAGCAAGCCAAGCGAAAATATACCGCAATCGAACAAGCCGCATTTGAATCAGGAATGGACATCACCTTGGGTGCAGAACTACGGCGAGTTGCCAACTTGGTGGAAGTGGCAAATACCATGCCGCTTTGGCAACGTCCCCAATACCTCATGGAACGCTTACCCCAGACTTTGCTAGCACCTGAATTGCAATTTACTAGGATTCAGGCTGCACAAAAGGCTTGGCAGCGAGATCCACAGACATTTATTGAGAAGTTTGTGCCAATGTTCCTCAACGGCATCCAGGGAAGAGACAATAACCGCAAGAAAACAACGGTGTAA
- the glnA gene encoding type I glutamate--ammonia ligase gives MTTPQELLKKIQDEKIQLIDLKFIDTVGTWQHLTLYQNQIDETAFTDGVPFDGSSIRGWKAINESDMTMVLDPNTAWIDPFMEVPTLSIICSIKDPRTGEPYNRCPRVIAQKAIDYLVSSGLGDTAFFGPEAEFFIFDSARFAQTANEGYYFLDSEEGAWNSGKAGTDAKPNLGYKPRFKEGYFPVSPTDSFQDIRTEMLLTMAELGVPIEKHHHEVATGGQCELGFRFGKLIEAADWLMIYKYVIKNVAKKYGKTVTFMPKPIFGDNGSGMHCHQSIWKDGQPLFAGDKYAGLSDMALYYIGGLLKHAPALLAITNPSTNSYKRLVPGYEAPVNLAYSEGNRSASIRIPLSGKNPKAKRLEFRCPDATSNPYLAFAAMLCAGIDGIKNKIHPGEPLDKNIYELSPEELAKVPSTPSSLELALQALENDHGFLTESGVFTEDFIENWIDYKLNEAKQLQLRPHPYEFYLYYDA, from the coding sequence AAGAAAATTCAAGATGAAAAAATTCAGCTGATTGATCTCAAATTCATCGATACAGTAGGCACTTGGCAGCACCTCACACTGTACCAAAACCAAATCGATGAAACTGCGTTCACTGATGGCGTACCTTTTGACGGTTCCAGCATTCGGGGTTGGAAAGCGATCAACGAATCGGACATGACGATGGTACTCGACCCCAACACTGCTTGGATCGACCCATTTATGGAAGTCCCAACACTAAGTATAATTTGTAGTATTAAAGACCCCCGCACGGGTGAACCTTACAACCGTTGCCCACGCGTTATTGCCCAAAAAGCAATAGATTACCTGGTTTCCAGTGGTCTTGGTGATACAGCCTTCTTTGGCCCTGAAGCTGAGTTCTTTATCTTTGATAGTGCTAGGTTTGCTCAAACTGCTAACGAAGGTTATTACTTCTTAGACTCCGAAGAAGGTGCTTGGAATTCCGGTAAAGCTGGTACAGATGCAAAACCCAACTTGGGTTACAAACCACGCTTCAAAGAAGGTTACTTCCCAGTCTCACCAACGGATTCTTTCCAAGATATCCGTACAGAAATGCTGTTGACAATGGCAGAATTAGGTGTGCCCATTGAAAAGCATCACCACGAAGTAGCCACTGGTGGTCAGTGCGAACTAGGTTTCCGTTTTGGTAAATTGATCGAAGCGGCTGACTGGTTGATGATTTACAAATATGTCATCAAGAACGTTGCCAAGAAATACGGCAAAACCGTCACCTTCATGCCAAAACCAATTTTTGGCGACAACGGTTCGGGAATGCACTGTCACCAGTCCATCTGGAAAGACGGCCAACCTCTGTTTGCAGGTGATAAGTATGCTGGTTTGAGCGATATGGCGTTGTACTACATTGGTGGTCTTCTCAAACACGCACCAGCGCTGTTGGCAATTACCAACCCTAGTACCAACTCATACAAGCGCTTAGTACCTGGTTATGAAGCTCCTGTTAACTTGGCTTACTCCGAAGGAAACCGTTCTGCTTCTATCCGTATTCCTCTATCTGGTAAGAACCCCAAAGCCAAGCGTTTAGAATTCCGTTGTCCAGATGCTACATCTAACCCCTACTTAGCATTTGCTGCAATGCTTTGTGCTGGTATCGATGGCATCAAGAACAAAATCCATCCTGGTGAACCCTTAGATAAGAATATCTATGAACTTTCTCCAGAGGAGCTTGCAAAGGTTCCCTCAACTCCAAGTTCTTTAGAACTAGCATTGCAAGCACTAGAAAACGATCACGGTTTCTTGACAGAATCAGGCGTATTCACGGAAGACTTTATCGAAAATTGGATTGACTACAAGCTTAACGAAGCCAAGCAGTTACAGCTACGTCCTCATCCCTACGAGTTTTACCTCTACTACGATGCTTAA